One stretch of Brachyhypopomus gauderio isolate BG-103 chromosome 10, BGAUD_0.2, whole genome shotgun sequence DNA includes these proteins:
- the nr4a1 gene encoding LOW QUALITY PROTEIN: nuclear receptor subfamily 4immunitygroup A member 1 (The sequence of the model RefSeq protein was modified relative to this genomic sequence to represent the inferred CDS: inserted 2 bases in 1 codon), translating to MYMTCVQSQHGIQSYESALFSPEFLNPDFTSRLDMDVTDQREQFSTPSLPSITSLVEGYGGEFDTYTCQISTATXASPGAGVHQESSAFSPEDLHGYGYYPGTFTLSYVDEAQASSGGPDCYSSPHSAPSPSTPSFQPMPTWDGTFGSCSPEPSCWAAEKTPLAQSSSFFTFGPVTGEELSQLRHPPAPIPDQDPFSLNHSGSFAPLCLEHSGADASVQGDAQASPKARSPTGSEGCCAVCGDSASCQHYGVRTCEGCKGFFKRTVQKNAKYVCLANRDCPVDKRRRNRCQFCRFQKCLAVGMVKEVVRTDSLKGRRGRLPSKPKPVQESGSSPTNIIGSLITAHIDSNPSTGSLDYSKYQETVASLSEKEDASDIQQFYDLLTGSMSVIRKWAENIPGFTAFCKEDQDLLFESAFVELFILRLAHRSNPETGKLIFCNGTVLHHKQCARGFGDWIDSIMQFSQNLHRLNLDVASFCCLASLVIITDRHGLKEPKRVEEFQSCLISCLKEHVSAGALEGVRPSCLSRLLGKLPELRTLCTQGLQRIFYLKLEDLVPPPPIVDKIFMDTLPF from the exons ATGT ATATGACCTGTGTTCAAAGTCAACATGGAATCCAGTCCTATGAGAGCGCCCTCTTCAGCCCTGAGTTTCTGAACCCCGACTTCACCTCCAGGTTGGATATGGACGTGACCGATCAGCGAGAGCagttctccaccccctcccttcCAAGCATCACCTCACTGGTCGAAGGTTATGGGGGAGAGTTTGATACCTACACCTGTCAGATCTCCACCGCCAC CGCCTCCCCCGGCGCAGGTGTCCACCAAGAAAGTTCAGCCTTCAGTCCAGAAGACCTACACGGTTATGGGTACTACCCTGGTACATTCACCCTGAGCTACGTGGATGAGGCTCAGGCCAGCTCGGGCGGCCCCGACTGCTACAGCAGCCCTCACTCCGCACCGTCGCCCTCAACGCCCAGCTTCCAGCCCATGCCCACCTGGGACGGGACCTTCGGGTCCTGTTCACCAGAGCCCAGCTGCTGGGCAGCAGAGAAAACGCCCCTCGCCCAGTCCTCTTCCTTCTTCACATTCGGCCCAGTGACTGGGGAGGAGTTGTCCCAACTGCGACACCCGCCGGCCCCAATCCCAGACCAGGACCCTTTCTCTCTGAATCACTCGGGCAGCTTCGCGCCGCTCTGCTTGGAGCACAGTGGCGCGGACGCCTCGGTCCAGGGGGACGCTCAGGCGTCTCCCAAAGCCAGGAGCCCCACAGGAAGTGAAGGCTGTTGTGCGGTGTGTGGTGACAGCGCCTCCTGCCAACACTATGGTGTGCGCACATGCGAGGGTTGCAAGGGCTTCTTTAAG AGAACGGTACAGAAGAATGCCAAGTACGTGTGCCTGGCCAACAGAGACTGTCCGGTGGACAAGCGGCGGAGGAACAGGTGTCAGTTCTGTCGCTTTCAGAAGTGCCTGGCAGTGGGGATGGTGAAAGAGG TTGTCCGAACTGACAGTTTGAAGGGCCGAAGGGGCCGTCTCCCTTCCAAACCCAAACCGGTTCAAGAGTCTGGATCCTCTCCCACAAACATAATTGGTTCTCTTATCACAGCACATATTGACTCAAACCCATCTACTGGAAGCCTTGACTATTCAAAG tATCAGGAAACGGTGGCTAGCTTGTCTGAAAAAGAGGATGCCAGTGACATCCAGCAATTTTATGACTTGCTGACAGGATCAATGAGTGTGATCAGAAAGTGGGCGGAGAACATCCCAGGATTCACGGCCTTCTGTAAGGAGGATCAAGACCTACTATTCGAGTCGGCCTTTGTCGAGCTCTTTATTCTGCGTCTAGCACACAG ATCAAACCCAGAGACGGGCAAACTCATCTTCTGCAACGGGACGGTCCTGCACCATAAGCAGTGTGCGCGGGGCTTCGGTGACTGGATTGACTCCATCATGCAGTTCTCCCAGAATTTGCATCGCCTGAACCTTGATGTGGCGTCTTTCTGCTGCCTGGCCAGTCTCGTCATCATAACAG ATCGGCACGGCCTGAAGGAGCCCAAACGAGTGGAGGAGTTCCAGAGCTGCCTGATCTCCTGCCTGAAGGAGCACGTGTCAGCCGGCGCCCTGGAGGGCGTACGTCCCAGCTGCCTGTCACGTCTGCTGGGAAAGCTCCCCGAACTCAGGACACTGTGCACCCAGGGGCTGCAGCGCATCTTCTACCTGAAGCTGGAGGACCTGGTCCCGCCTCCACCGATCGTGGACAAGATCTTCATGGACACGCTGCCTTTCTGA